In Bradyrhizobium sp. WD16, the genomic stretch GCGCCGCGACGAGACGCTGAAGATGCTGCACGAGGCCGGCGTCGGCGCCGGCATTCACTATCCCGTTCCGGTCCATCTTCAGAAAGCCTATGCCGGCCTCGGCCACGGCGCGGGCGATTTTCCGGTCACCGAAGCGCTGGCCGGCGAGTTCCTGTCGCTGCCGATCTATCCCGAGCTCGAGCCGGCGCAGGTGGCCGAGGTCGTCGGCACACTGGAGAAGATCACGTTGGTCGAGGCGGCCTAGCGCGGTGGAGCTGACGCTCGTTTCAGTCTTGCGGCGAGTTCTTCATACGCGCGTCAGATCCAAAACCGCACTAGAAACACAATGATGCTGGTGTCCCGTTGTTTCCAACGTTCGTAGAAGCAGTCTGCTGCAAAGGCATACGAACGTTGGAAACGGGATGCTAGTGCGGCGTCTCGCAATTGCCTACCGCCTTTGCGGCAAGCCCCTGTAGGCAATTGCGAGACATAAGCCGCACTAGCTTCTTGATTTTGCTAGTGTCCTTATGTCTCCGAATGACCGTGCGAGGGTGAGGCAAATGGAGCGGTAATTCGGAGACAGGACACTAGATATCCGATTTTCAAGGTCTCGATCGGAAACGCATGTCGTCAAAAAGCGGTTTCGGAGCCGCGTAAGAACAGGAGAGCGTCGTGGCTGATCTGAAGGGGAAGCGCGTTCTGGTCACCGGCGGAGCCGGGTTCATCGGCTCGCATATCGTGGACCTGTTGTGCGACGAGGGCTGTATCGAGATCGTCGCTCTGGATAACATGGTCAGAGGACGGCCGGAGAACCTCAAGCGTGCGTCGACACGCGGACCGGTCCGTCTCGTTCATGGCGACATCCGCGACGGCAAGCTGCTCGGCCCCCTGGTCCGGGCAGCGGATATCGTCTTCCATCAGGCTGCGTTGCGCATCACCCATTGCGCCGCCGAGCCGCGCCTCGCGATGGAGGTTATGGTGCAGGCGACGTTCGATCTGCTGGAGCTCTGCGTCCAGCACAATGTCGAGAAGGTCGTCGCCGCGTCGTCGGCATCGGTCTACGGCATGGCCGAGGAGTTTCCGACCACGGAGCGCCAGAACCCTTATGATAACCGGACCCTCTACGGGGCTGCCAAGGCGTTCAACGAGGGCCTTCTTCGCGCCTTCAACGACATGCACGGGCTCGACTACGTCGCCTTCAGATATTTCAATGTCTACGGCGATCGCATGGACATCCACGGCCGCTATACCGAGGTGCTGATCCGCTGGATGGAGAGGCTGGAGGCCGGCCTGCCGCCGATCATCTTCGGCGATGGTCAGCAGACCATGGACTTCGTCCACGTTCGCGACGTCGCCCGCGCCAACATTCTCGGCGCCAGGGCCAATTCGACCGATGAGGTGTTCAACGTGGCGAGCGGAACCGAGACCAGTCTCTTGCAGCTGGCGAGAACGCTGTCGATGGTGATGGGCCATCGCGAGCTGGTGCCGGAATTCGCGCCGGAGCGATCGGTCAATCCGGTGCCGCGACGTCTCGCCTCCACGGGAAAGTCGGAGCGCCTGCTCGGCTTCCGCGCCACCGTGCCGCTTGAACAGGGTTTGGCCGAACTCGTCAAATGGTGGCGGACGGAACGCGGCTCCTTCGCGGCCGTGCGCCGGCAAGAGGCGGTGGCCTCGTGATCCCGATCGCGATGCCGCTGCTGGCGGAGGACGAAGCCGATGCGGCCCGGGCGGCGGTGCTGTCCGGCTGGGTGTCGCAAGGTCCGCAGGTGTCGGCCTTCGAGCGCGACTTCGCGGTTCTGGTCGGCGCCGAGCATGCCTGCGCCGTGTCCAATTGCACCACCGCCCTGCATCTTGCCCTGACCGCCCTGGACATCGGGGCCGGTGACGAAGTGATCACCGCCAGCCATTCGTTCATCGCCTCCGCCAACTGCATCCGATATTGCGGCGCCACGCCGGTTTTCGTCGACATCGACCCGGATACCTACAACATAGATCCGGTCAAGGTGGCCGAGGCGATCACGCCGCGGACACGCGCCATTATCGCCATTCACCAGATGGGCATGCCGTGCGACCTCGCTGCGCTCGGCGCCCTGGCGAACCGTCACGGGGTCGTCCTGATCGAGGACGCGGCTTGCGCCGCGGGCAGCCAGATTCGCATCAACGGCGAATGGGACCGGATCGGCAGGCCGCACGGTGCGATCGCCTGCTTCTCGTTTCATCCCCGCAAGGTGATCACCACCGGGGAGGGCGGGATGCTCACCACGGCGGATGCCGAGCTCGACCGCAAATTCAGGCTTCTGCGGCAACACGGCATGAGCGTTCCCGACACCGTCCGGCACGGCTCGCCAAAGGTGATCTTCGAGGACTATGTCGTCGTCGGTTTCAATTATCGCATGACCGACATCCAGGCCTCGATCGGGCGCAAGCAGCTCGAGCGGCTGCCCGAATTGGTGTCGCGCCGCCGGGCGCTTGCATCCCGCTATACCGAACTGCTGGGCAATATCGAGGGCCTGCACCTGCCATTCGAGCCGGACTGGGCGCGGTCGAATTGGCAGAGCTATTGTGTGCGTCTGCCCGGGCGGGTCGAGCAGCGGACGGTGATGCAGAAGCTGCTCGACCAGGGCATCGCGACGCGCCGTGGAATCATGTGCTCGCACCGCGAAGCGCCTTATGCCGGCACCGTGTGCCTCCACGATCTGCGCCAATCCGAGCTCGCCCAGGATCATGCGATCCTGCTGCCGCTCTATGCGCAGATGACCGAGGACGATCAGGTCCAGGTCGCGACTGCACTGCGGGCCGAATTGGGCTGCTAGTGTCCTGTCTCCGAATTACCGCTTCATTTGCCTCACCCTCGCACGGTCATTCGGAGACATCAGGACACTAGCAAAATCAAGAAGCTAGTGCGGCTTATGTCTCGCAACTGCCTATGAGAGGGTTGCCGCGAAGGCGGTAGGCAATTGCGAGACGCCACACTAGCGGCGTCGCGCGCAGCCTGGTCGATCAATTCGGGCGCGGCATGCCGGTCGCAGCATCTTGACTGCCGGCCGGCGCCGCCGGTGCTGCCCCGTGCCCGGGCGACAGGATGGCGGCGATCATGGCGCGGGCATTGCCATCGTCGGTCGAAGCCGTACCGAGCCAGCGTCGATATTTCCGCTGCAGCTTGTAGCGGGCGACGCCCACTCCGCAGCGGGCAGCCTCAACCAGCCGCTGTCCGGCCGAGGCGCGGTTGCGGATCGCTGACAGATACGTCTCTTCCATCGTCCGCGCGGCGTGGTCCAGGCTGAAACGCTGCTCGACCAGCCGTCTTCCGAAGATTCCGAGAGCACGCCGCCGCGGAGCCGATGCGACCACCGGTTCGAGAACCGACCGCAGCGCGGCCACGCCGGCGCCGCGCGAACCGGGGCCGAGCCCGTACCAGCCCTGACGCAGAAAGATCGGCGCGCTGTCCGGTGTCAGCAATTCGCTGAAACCATTCTCGCCGACCACCACCAGAGGCTTGCCGAAGGCCATGCCGCGCAATGCGGAGCCGCCCTGGCCAACGATGATATCGGCGGCGGCATAGCCGGGGCGCGGGTCGGCCATCTCGCCGGCGAGCAGAACCACCATCCGGCCGACGCTCGCGTTGACCTTCGCCGCCTGCATCGCCACCTGGTCGCGTGCCGGCCCGTCGCCGATCACGACCAGCCGGACGGGCAGGCCCGCGAGCGCGAGATCGCCAATTGCATCGCAAGCCGACAGCAGTCCCTCGAGCTTGAGATCAGGCACCAGGCGGCAGATCATGGCGAGCAGAACCTCGTCGGGTGCGATGCCGTGCGAGATGCGGAAATCGCTGCCGTCGAACGAGGGATGGTCGGCCCGCGTGTCGACGGGCGGCTCGAGCAGCGCGACTTGCCGATACCCGTCCGCTGCGGCCGCTTGCCGGATCATCTCCGTGCCGACGGTCAGCGGCACGCTCCGCGGCAGGAACGGCGCTACCGACATCGACATCACGGTGCCGACGACGGCCGCCCGTCCCGGCAGGTCGACGCCAAGAAAGGCCTCGATGATGGGCGGCCATTCATGGCCGTGCACGACGTCCACGGCGTGATGGCGCACGAGATCGCCGAGCATGCGGATCACCGCCGGCGAGGGACGCGCCCGGTGTTGTGGAACTTCGATGTGCGCGAGCCCCATGGCCTTGACCCGTCCGACCAGGGGACCAGCCTCGGAGACGACGGTGACGTCGTGGCCGCGACTGCGGATCGCCCCGGCCACCTGCACCGCGTTGAGCTGCGATCCGCCCATTTCCATGGAATGCGGGTAGACGAGCACCTTCATGCCTGCCGCGTCCTCCAAGACCGGCCCGACAAGCCGCCGGCCAGCCATCCATTGACCGCGCTATCTCAGGACAGGCCGGCAACAACCGGTCCGGGCGGACCGATAATTAATCAACTCTGATAAATCGCATCATATCGAGATTTAAAATCGGAGCAATTCGATTATATTGCGATTTAATGAGGGTTTTCCGGCCGGCTGTGGCAGCCGGATCGCAGACGGCAAACCGGATCGCACAAGGCGCTTTCGCAGATGAGCATGACGGCCAGGAAGGGTGGTGCGGCGGCGCCTCGGGTATTGGTCGCCATCGCGAGCTACGGCTCGTCGAACGACCGCTATCTCGAACGGATCATCCGCGAATACAGGGCGATGGCCTTCGATATCGACATCGTCGTGTTGTCGAACATCGACAAGACGCCTGCACCCGGCATCGAATGCCGCGTCGGCCTGCCCGCCAGGGATCCGTGGTCGCTGCCCTTCGCCCACAAGAAGTTGTTCGCCGACCGGTGCGATCGCTACGACCTCTTCATCTATTCCGAAGACGACATTCTGATCAGCGAACGAAGCCTTTGTGCCTGGCGCGAGGTGACCGCGCAGCTCGCGGAGGACGAGGTCGCAGGTTTCTTGCGGATCGAGTTCGGAAACGATGGTGAGCGGAACTATCCCGATGCCCATGGTCATTTCCACTGGGATCCAGCCTCTGTCCGCCGGCGAGGCGACTATACGCTGGCGCATTTCACCAACGAGCACGCGGCCTGCTACGTGCTCACCCGCGAGCAACTGCGCAAGGCGCTGAAATCCGGCGGCTTCGACGTCGCCCCGCACGAGGGAAAATACGATCTGCTGTGCACGGCGGCGACCGATCCATATACCCAGTGCGGGCTGACCAAGCTGATTCCGGTTTCGCACCTCGATGAATTCACCGTCCACCACATGTCCAACCGCTATGTCGGGAAAATGGGGCTGACGGCCAGGGAGTTCGGCAGGCAGGCGGATGCCCTGCTGCAGATCGCGGCAGGCGCCTCCCGGCAACGATCGCTGTTTCCGACCGAAACGCGGCTTTGGCGCGGCGCCTATTCCAAGGACTACTACGAGCCGGTCATGGAGCAGGTCACCTCGCTGATCCCGCGCTCGGCCCGCAACGTGCTCTCCATAGGCTGCGGCCGGGGCGCGAGCGAAACGCGGCTGGCGGCGTCGGGACTGGCGGTCACGGCCATTCCACTCGACAGCGTCATCTGCCGGGCAGCTGCGGAAACGGGCGTCGAGATCATCGACCCGGACTTTTCGTCTGCCGGGGCAAGTCTGGATGGCCGGCGGTTCGACTGCGTACTGATCTTGAATGTGCTGCACCTCGTGCACGATCCCGTCGAGGTGTTGTCGCTGTTTGGCGGCCTGCTGTCGCCTGCGGCGACGGTGATTATCCAGAGCCCCAACATGTCCAATCTCCCGGCGATCTGGCGGCAGATCCGCGACCGCCGGCTCGAAATGCCGCGCAGCTATGAGACGGCGGGCGCCCACTTCTCTTCCCCGGGCTCCATCGCGAAATGGTGCAGGCAGGCCGGTCTGGCCGTGGAACGAACTGCCGAGGTCCTGCACCGGCGCGTCGAGGCCTATGACGGCATCATTCCAGCGATCGCGCGGCGCGCGCTTGCTTCGGACATCATCGCCGTCGCAAGAAGCCGAGGTGATGCGCGCGAGCGTGTCGCCGGCCCGGAGCAGCTGACGTGAGCGACGCTCGGACAACGGGTTTCGGCGTCGACGGCCTGGCTCTCCCGCGAAGCTGGACGGCGGTCACTGCGTCCCGGAGGCCGGCGGCGCCAGCCGGGCCGCGCTACCAGCTTGCCAGCTGGGTGGCGCTGGTCGGTCTGGTCATTCCGGCCTGGGAAGCCGAGGTCTCGGTCGCCGGTGCAAAATTCACCGCGGGCCGGCTCGCCGTCACGGTGCTGGTGATCCCCGGGGTGGTCATCCTGGCGCGCCGCGGGCGGCGCCTCGTCGCCTGCGACATGGCGGTGCTGCTCGCCGCGGCGTGGATGCTCGTCGCCGCATCGGCCACGGCAGGCATGGGATCGCTGGCGTCGCCGGCTGCGGAGAGCCTGCAGTTCCTGTTCAGCTACATCGTCGGCAGAGCGTTCTTCTTCCGGCCGCCGGCCCTCAATACGTTCATTCGCGTTCTCAAGATTCTCACGATCGCGATGATCCTGATCGCAGCCGCCGAAAATATCGCCGGCCGCTGGCTGGCTCACGAGGCGGCGGCGTCGATTTTCGGCACCACGCCGCTGGGGGCGGTGTTTCGCGGCAATACCATTCGTGCGACCTCGACGCTCGATCACCCGATCCTGTTCGGAGTGTTTTGCGCGCTCGTCAATGCGATCCTGTTGCTGTGGGAGCGGAGCGCGGGGCGTCGCCTGTTGTTCTCGGTGATCTGCCTGGCGGGATGCGTCCTCTCGCAATCTTCGGCGGCGCTCATGGCCTATGTGCTCGGCGTGGCCGCCTATGTCTATGATCGCCAGATGCGGCAGACGCCGGCGCGATGGACGATTTTCTGGGTCCTGTTTGGTGGTGCGATCGGCGCGGTCTTCCTGGTTACCGAGCATCCGATCGGCTGGCTGGTCTCGCACCTCACATTGGATCCCGAGACAGGGTACTATCGCATGCTGATCTGGGATGCGGCGCTTGAGCGGATTGGCCAGAGTCCGTTAACCGGATATTCGTTCCAGCTCTTCAACGAAAACATCCTGGATTCCACTGTCGACTGCGTTTGGCTGGTCGAGGCGCTGCGGTTCGGAATTCCCGCCAGCGCATTTCTGTTTCTGGCGAACATGGCGGCGATCTGGCCTGCCGGCAGGCGCAAGGCGCCTTCGGCCGACGAGTTCGATCAGCGGATGAATCTGGCCTTCGCCATTGTCCTGCTGCTGTTCGTTTTCAGCGGCATCACCGTTCATTTCTGGAACTACATGTGGATATTCTGGGGATTGTGCATCGGTATCAAGGCGTCGCTGCGAGAAAGAGCGGTTTCGCGTTAGCTCTCAAGCCGGATCGGGGCAGGAACCAGGTGAAGGTGGTGCCTTTGCCGGCGACGCCTGGAGTGAAGTTCCCGCCTTCGAGTGCGTGCGGGCTGTAATCGAAGGTGTCGAGAAATTCGATCAGCTCTGGCGTCGGAAAGGCGCACATCAGTGCCGGCCGGCACCGGCGCAAGGTCTCGGTCGCGCCGTTGAGGATGTCGAGCTCGGCGCCCTGGGCATGCAGCTTGAGTAGTCGGGGCGACAGGCCGAACGAATCGAGCGTCCGGCACTGCACCTGATATTCCTCGACGGTCAGCTTGCGTTCGTCGAACCGAAACATGCGGCCGCGATCGCGCAGCCACTCGGTCGCTTCGTTCCGGCTCATGGCGGCCATGCCGTCGCAATCCCATCTCCCGTAGCGGGGAACGAAGAAGCGCAGCTGCCCGGGCCGTCGCCCCAGCGCGCAGATGTGAATCGTCACATTCCTGTCGGCGCCAAAGCGTGATGCCAGCCGGTCGGCCGATCGAGGCTCCGGCTCGAAGGCGACGACGGGGCATCGGGGCAGCAGCCGCCTGAAGGCGGCGACGCTTTGGCCGCGGTTGGCGCCGACGTCGACGATCAGGCCCTCGCCGAGCGCCAGCCGGGCGACGCCGTCGAATTCCGGCTTCGAGACATAGCGGGTGGCGAGGTCCTTGATGGCGAACCGGACGCGGGCCGCGCCGGGAATCCGGGCGTAGAGAAAACGCGCGAGCGCTTTCGCACTCGTGGGCTTGAATTCGAGGGTAATCGTCATCGGACAGGCCCCGGGAAGACGGCTCCGCCCCAGCCGGTGTCCAGGCGGGAATTTAATATCTGTTGCAATTAATATCAGGCTGGTCAAATAATGTCGAATTAAATAATCGGCGCGGCGTCTGATCTGTTCGGCGCGGCCTGACAACCCCGGGGCAGCAGCGATGGCGGCCGCAACGATCCACGACAAGGTCGCGGTTCTGATTGTCGGATTCCATAATCCCGACGACATCGCCCGGTGCCTCACCGCGTTGTCGAAAGCCGGCGGCTCGCCCGCCTTCGACATCTTCATCTGTGAGAACGGCGGGCCGGATGCCTATGACCGGCTGATCCATCAGCTGACGGCGATCGGCGGTTGTTGCGCAGGGGTGGCCGGGGTGGGCGTGACAAGCGCGGCGCCGGAGACATTCCTGGCAACGCGGCGGCTCAAGCTGCTGACGAGGCCCTCGGACGTCCTGGTCGGATGCGCGACCGGCAATCTCGGCTATGCCGGGGGAATCAACGCCTGGCTACGCGAACTCGTCAATCGAAACGGCTGGAAAGGCATCTGGATCCTCAATCCCGACACCGAGCCGGCGCCGGATGCGCTGGCTGCGTTGGTCGCCCGGGCGGAAGTCGGCGGCAAGGGAATGGTCGGCAGCACGATTCTCGAAGCGGGACGGGACGACGTCGTCCGCTTTCGCGGCGGGCTCCACTGGCACAAGCTGGGCGCAAGGGCGATCGCCATCGGACTGTCGGACCAGATCGACGCGCCGTTCGATCTGTCGGCGGTCGAACGGGCGATGGACAGTCCGTCGGGCGCCTCGATGTACGTGACGAGACGCTGCATCGAGCAGATCGGGCTGATGGACGAGAGCTATTTCCTGTTCTTCGAAGACCTGGACTGGGGCGTGCGGGCGAAGAAGCTCGGCCTCGGCTATGCGAGCGCGTCCATCGTCGCTCACCAGCGCGGGACCACGACCGGCTCGGCCGGGCATCTCACGGCGCTGTCCCGGCTCGCCGTCTATCTGCAGCATCGGAACGCCATTCATTTCGTTCGCCGGCATCATCCTTGGACATTGCCCGTCTTGGTCGCCATTTCGACCCTGCAGGCGTTTCGATTTCTGCTGCACCGCGCGCCGCGCAACTGCCTTGCGGCCATCGAAGGCACAGTGGCTGGGCTTCGAGGCGAGAAAGGCCCGCCGAGTTGGCATCGGAATGCGGCTTGAGGGGCCCGATGAGGACGGCGCGATGGTGGGTGCCGCCGCTGTTGGGAGCGGCCATGGCGCTGCTCGGATGGGGACGGACGCCGGTCCTGGACGAGGACGCCGCGGCGGCCGGCCGGGATGGTGGTGCGCCTGCGAGCGCGCATTGGCCCGATGATGCCAACACCGGCGTTCCGGCAGGGACCGCGCTCAAGCCGCACGGTCCGCTGGTCGTGACCGCGGCGGGAAGCATCATCGCCGATCTCGACATTCAAGGATCTGTCGTCATCAAGGCCGCTGACGTCGTGTTGAAGAGTTCGCGGATTCGCAGCGCGAGTTACGACGTCGTCCGGATCATGCCGGGCCTGTCCGGGGTGATCATCCAGGACTGCGAGATCGACGGCGTCGGCACCGGCAATGATGGATCGAGCGGCATCCGCGGCGCCGGCTCATTTCTGCGTAACAACATCCACGACGTCGAAAACGGCATCACGCTGGATGGCAGCGCGGCAATCAAGGACAACTATATCCACGACCTGCGGGCATCCGGGGCACCGCACTATGACGGCATCCAGATCGACGGAGATGTCTCCGACGTGGTTATCAGCCATAACACCGTCATCAACTCGTACGGGCAGACATCGGCGGTGATGATCGACAATTATTTCGGTCCGATCGCCAACATCCAGGTCGACAACAATCGGCTGGTCGGCGGCGGCTATACGGTCTATTCGGACGGTCAATTCAGGCAGGACCCGATTTCGGGCGTCGCGTTCGTCGATAATCGACTGGGCAAGGGGCATTTGGGCTACAGTTCGTTCGTCAGAAACCAGCCGGACTGGCGCGGCAATGTCGACGACGCGACGGGCCGGCCCCTGGGCTCGCAGTGACCGGGCGCACATTAAATGAGAGCGCAAATAGCCGTGCGCTCGCCCAATGAGCCGATAAATACCCTGGGTGCGGTTCTTTGATGCGAAGCGCCTGTCCTCACGGCGGTCCTGCCGCGAAGGGCGATGGTCCTTCCGCAAATTAAGTTCCTGGCGGCGTTCGCATTTAATTCCCGTTCGATGCGCCGATTGCTCGCGCCGCGCAACAGCGTCGCTCGATGTCGTGCCGTGGCTGGCGCCGCGGACGCCGCGAACAATTTTGCCGAACGTGGCGCGGTTGCCACAGCGGCGGCATTTACAGCGTTGCGCGGCCGTGGCGTTTAAAAAATCAAATCCCTGCCCGAGGCTTAGTCGGGACACCACCAGGCAGCCGTCGCCGCGATATCGTTTTCAATCAGGTGAATTGGGCGGCCGTCGCAAAGAAATGACCTCGGCCGGGCCGCGGTCTTGTCCCAAAAAAGCCGCCGCCGGTCGACTTGCTCCGAACCGCAACGCAGCGGCGCCGCCTATTCCTATGCTTTGGGGAAGATATGGAGCCTGGGACGAAGCGCGGATCGTTGCCAACCGAAGGGAGAAACAACTTGGCTACGACTTCTAACGGGGGAATGCCGGATTCCACAAATACGGGGGTGTCCTCGGGCATCACGTTGACGCCGTCAGGCGATCTCATCATCACCCAGGCCGGAGCGGTCATCTCCGGACTGAATATTCAGGGCACGGTCTATATCGCGGCGCCGAACGTCACGCTGGTCGACTGCAAGATCACGGCGGCGAGCTTCGGCGTGGTGCAGATCGCCCAGGGGGTGACCGGAGCGGTCGTCCAGAACTGCGAGATCAACGGAGTCGGCAGCGGCAATGATGGCTCCAACGGCATCAGCGGTCAGGGCACCTTCATCGGCAACAACATCTACAACGTCGAAAACGGGATCAACGTAACCGGCGCGTCCGTCATCAAGGACAATTATATCCACGATCTGCAGGCGTCGGGATCGCCGCATTACGACGGCATCCAGATCGACGGCGGGGTGTCCAACGTGACGATCAGCCACAACACGGTCATCAATTCGCACGACCAGACCTCGGCGATCATGATCGACAATTATTGGGGCCCGATCGCCAATATCAGCGTCGACGGTAACCTGCTCGTGGGCGGTGGCTACACCGCCTATACGGACGCGGGGTTCAGCGGCGGTTCGGTTTCGGGAGTTTCTTTCACCAATAACCACATGGTCACCGGCGCCTTCGGGGTGACCGACTTCAACCAGGCATCGCCGACCTATTCCGGCAACGTGAACGACGGGGCCATGCTGGTCTCGGCGCTCAATACGCCGACCAACGTTTCGACGACGACGAGCGCGACCTCGACCGCGCCGGCGGCGCCCATCATCGCCTCGTTCTCGACCGACACCGGCGTCGTCGGCGACGGCATCACCAGCGACAACACGCTGGCGCTCAAGGGGACCGCCGCCGTGGGCAGCACCGTGCAGCTGTATGATGGCTCGACCCAGATCGGCGCAACCACCGCCGATTCGGCCGGGATCTGGAACTACATCACTTCCGTCCTGGCCGATGCCAAGCATGTGCTGACGGCGACAGCGACCAACGCCACCGGCCAGACCAGCACGGCCTCATCCGCGCTCAGCGTGACTGTCGACACGGCGGCACCGACCGCACCGGTCCTGACCACCGATTCCATCGTCAACACCAACCACGTCGTGCTGAACGGAACGGCCGAGGCCAACAGCTCCATCAAGGTCTATGACGGCACGACCATGGTCGGCACCGGGACGACAAGCGCGAGCGGCGCATGGAGCGTCACGACGAGTGTCTTGTCCGCCGGCGCCCACGCCCTCACCGCCACGGCGACCGACGTCGCCGGCAATGTCAGCGTCATGTCAAAGCCGCTCGATCCGGTGATCGGCACAAGCACCACGACGAGCACCGGCTCGACGTCGCTGGCGGCACCGGCGATCGCCTCGTTCTCGACGGACAGCGGCATTTTGGGCGACCACATCACCAACGACAATACGCCGACCCTGACCGGAACGGCGGTCGCCAGCAGCACGGTCAAGGTGTTCGACGGCAACACGCAGGTCGGGACCGCGACGGCGAACAGCAGCGGTCGGTGGAGCGTGACGACGTCGGCGCTCGGCGACGGCAGTCACAGCCTGACAGCGACCGACACCGATTCCTCGGGCCACACCAGCGCCGCGTCGGCCGCCTTGTCGGTCACCATCGACACCCATGCCCCCGCCGCGCCGACGATGGCCGTCTCCTCGCAGACCGGTTCGGCGGTCGGCGGCGTGACGAACCTGACGGACCTCG encodes the following:
- a CDS encoding Ig-like domain-containing protein; the protein is MPTEGRNNLATTSNGGMPDSTNTGVSSGITLTPSGDLIITQAGAVISGLNIQGTVYIAAPNVTLVDCKITAASFGVVQIAQGVTGAVVQNCEINGVGSGNDGSNGISGQGTFIGNNIYNVENGINVTGASVIKDNYIHDLQASGSPHYDGIQIDGGVSNVTISHNTVINSHDQTSAIMIDNYWGPIANISVDGNLLVGGGYTAYTDAGFSGGSVSGVSFTNNHMVTGAFGVTDFNQASPTYSGNVNDGAMLVSALNTPTNVSTTTSATSTAPAAPIIASFSTDTGVVGDGITSDNTLALKGTAAVGSTVQLYDGSTQIGATTADSAGIWNYITSVLADAKHVLTATATNATGQTSTASSALSVTVDTAAPTAPVLTTDSIVNTNHVVLNGTAEANSSIKVYDGTTMVGTGTTSASGAWSVTTSVLSAGAHALTATATDVAGNVSVMSKPLDPVIGTSTTTSTGSTSLAAPAIASFSTDSGILGDHITNDNTPTLTGTAVASSTVKVFDGNTQVGTATANSSGRWSVTTSALGDGSHSLTATDTDSSGHTSAASAALSVTIDTHAPAAPTMAVSSQTGSAVGGVTNLTDLVLKGTAEVNSTVKVFDGTTQIGSATVNSHGGWSFDTGHLASGKHSFASTDTDVAGNAGAASAVKAVAVTAPIEFTNLSENASHIATIKGTADAYSQIKLYEGSTALGTVQTAADGTWSVTTGYMSNKVHTFTAQEVDGSGTTIAKSSGEAILGSTRRDTLTSTSGDDFLFGNGHPDTFVFAANFGHDVIKDFVAGGRGHDTIQFGTSVFDSFASVLSHASQVGHDVVIAKGSDMLMLKNTNLGSLNGHDFHFA